The region GTGCCTTCCTTCCTCCGCGAGAAGTTGCACGTCCACAACGTCGCAGCTGTCGGCGCGGAGGTCGGGCTGCTGTTCATCGTCGCCCTGATCGCGCAGGTGGCCGCCCCGGAGCGGTGGATCACCGGGCGCCGACCGGCGTCGGCATTCCTCGTAGCGGGCGTCGCGGTGTTCGAGGCCGGGCTGTGGACACGGTCACTGCCGACGTTCGTTGCCGGAACGCTTCTGGCGGGTACCGGCATCGGCCTGGCCTTCCGCCGCGGTGTCGGGGTCGCCCAGCGGCTCGCCGACCCGCGGCGCAGGGCGGATCTGTTCTCCACGTACTTCCTGTTCGCCTACACCGGCACGATCGTGCCCACGCTGGCCCTCGGGCTCCTCGACCAGACCATCAACCAGGACGTCGCCACCCTGATCCTCGCCGTCGCCGTCGTTGTGACGACCCTCGCGAGCGCACTGAGCCGCCCCACCACCGCCATTGCCTGAGCGACCGCGCCGCACCGAGTGTCTCCGGCCCTCTCCTGCCCGCTCCATGAAACCCCGTCAAGTCCCGCGACAAAGGACTGGCGTACTGCAGCGACCGCGTACCCGAGTAGCTCTGCGTCCTCCACTCTCAATGGCGGACTCCGGCTGGATACCTCAGGCGAGTCCATAATGGCTCCGAACATCACAAAGATGTGATTTGTGTATTTTTGGGATTCAGCAACAAGAGTGGAGTACGCCTCTCGCTGATGCTGCAGACGTACGGCATCTACGGGGCCGCGGTGGGCGCTGCGGGCCTGCGCGCGTCAGGCCGTGGGGACACAGATCTCGAGCACCATGCTCGCCACGCACGTCGTGTTCACCGCGCACGCGGGCCTCGCCCTCGGCCGACACACCGAACCAACACACCCAACACACCCAACACCGATGGAGAAAAGACCATGACTGACCCTGCAATCACCGCCCGCGTCTGCGACAACCCGGTCCGCGACCTGCCACTGAACGACCTGGCCGGCTTCACCCACCGCTGGGTCGACGCGGGCGGCGTCCGACTTCATGCGGTTGAGGGCGGTCAGCCGAACGGCCCAGCCGTCGTGCTGCTCGCTGGATTCCCGCAGACCTGGTGGGCATGGCGAAAGGTGATGCCCGACCTGGCCGACCGATTCCACGTCATCGCGATCGACCTGCCAGGCCAGGGCCACTCCGAACGCCCGCACAGCAGCTACGACACGCACACCGTCGCCGCGTACGTCCACGCCGCGGTGAAAGCGCTCGGAGTTTCGACATACTGGCTGGCCGCCCACGACATCGGCGCGTGGGTCGCCTTCTCCCTCGCCTTGAAGTACCAGAGCCAGCTGCATGGCGTCGCACTCCTCGACGCAGGAATCCCGGGCATCACACTCCCCGACACCATCCCGACCGACCCCGAGGTGGCGTGGAAAACTTGGCACTTCGCCTTCCATCTCGTGCCCGACCTGCCCGAGACACTGCTCACAGGCCGCGAACGCGAGTACGTAGGCTGGTTCCTGAAGGCCAAAACCCTCTCCCCCGACACCTTCGACGACGCCGAGATCGAGCAGTACGCCGCGGCCATCGCCGCTGACGGCGGACTCCGCGCTTCCCTGGCCTACTACCGAGACGCCGCTGAATCGGCGCGAAAGAACCACGAGTCCCTTGAACAACAGCACCTGACGGTGCCGGTTCTCGGGCTTTCCAGCAGCCACGGCTCCATCCCCGACATGGCAGCTTCCCTCAGGCCATGGGCCGACAACGGAACCGGGGTCGTCGTGCCGGACGCAGGACACTTCATCCCGGACGAACAACCCGACGCCGTTGCTGCCGCACTAGCCGACTTCATCGCTCAAGCCGACTGACACCGACCAAACCCGCCTGCTGCGCGACCTGCCTGTTCCGGCTCCCCACGAACTCACCGAACCCGACTCCCACTCCCGAGCAGGAGGAGCGACGACACACCCGGCGTCGGCGCAGGGTACAGCTGACGGCCCCTCTCCTCGCAAGCTCCAGGGGCAGGTTGACCAGCAAGAACCACGACACAAAGCTGGGTGCGCCACCGCGCAGCCCGCCGCTTGTGTCCGCACTCACCGAAGCCCTCAGCACCTGCCCAGGCCGGTCCAGCCACGTCATACTCGCTCACCGGACCCCGCTCCACCCCGCGTGGCCGGAATTCCCTCGCCCAAGTCCCGCGCCGGGCTGTGCACGACGCCGTACTCGCGGGCGGAGCGGTTGGCCTCCGCGGCCGAGCCGGCCATCCGGTGCAGCCACAACCCATACGCCACCGAGGCAGCCTGTTCCTGCGTCAGATACAGCCACCACCGCTTGATCCCATGGCGGGCGCAGCCATAGGTGAGGGTGCCGTGGCCGTACGGGGGCAGGCGGGCCGCCCACCGCACGGACAGCGCGCTCTCCCAACTCCCCATCCCACTCCCCCACGTGTATGCCGCCTCCGTACGCGTTCGCCGACCGTAGACGTCGATGCCGGTCCAGGCAGCGCCACGGCTGGGAAGGCCAGCCCAGCAGGGGGATCCTTCCGGCGATCAGCGCGCCCTCGGTAAGTCGGCTTCCGGCGGATTCACGGCCTGGCCGCCAACGAGGGTGCGGAGGAACAAGAGCAAGCGGCAGCCGTGACGGCCGACATCCCTCGCGGCTGGCAGGCAATCATGGTCTCGGGGGCGGAATAGTTGGCGTAGGGTGGAGGAATCCGACGCGGGGTGGAGCAGCTCGGTAGCTCGCTGGGCTCATAACCCAGAGGTCGCAGGTTCAAATCCTGTCCCCGCTACTAAAGACCTGAGGGGCCGGCACGACGTGCTGGCCCCTCAGGCGTTGTCCAGCCCCAGGGCGTGCGGCGTTGCAGCACGCACGCCGGACAGGTCGAACTGCGCCGTCAGCGGCTGCGGTCACGGGCGCGAGCAGGCTGGTCACTTTGACGCCGGTCTTCGTTCCGCTGCTCCTCAACTCCCACGTCGTCAGAGGACGTCCTACGCGCCCCGTAACTGCGGGTTGCCTCCGTAGGCCTTGTCCCCGGCCACCCAGGATGTGCGGACCCCGGCGTTCAGGGTGCGGTCGACCATACGAATGGCGAGAGCCGGCTTCGCGACGAAGGCGACTTCTTCGCGTATCCCGGCGGCCCGGCAGCGGACCTCGTCCAGGGTCCAGGAGCGCGGCACATACAGTTCCCGGTCGATCGCCGCATGCCCGCGCGGGATCGAGCAGGCGAGTTAGACGGCGACCTGGCTGTTCTCGATGCGTCCGGCAGTTCCGGTGTACTGGCGCTGCATGCCGACCGTGGCGATGCCCTTCTTCACATTGCCGGTCTCATCTACCACCAACACGACGTTGTCAGCCAGCAGTTGCTCGACGACGAAGCCCCGGAGATCGTCACGGATCGCATCCGCGTCCCACTTGGCCCGCAACATCAGGTGCTGCAGACCGTACGGGGTCGAGTCCCCGGCATACTCGGCCAGCGTCCAGCAGTTCTTGTGTGGCAGGTCCGACGGCAGCCCGAACACGAACTCCCGTGCCCGGCTCCGTGGTTCCACCCGGGCGAATCGCCCCGCGATACGGCCCATCAGGACCTCGAACATGTCTGGCGGAGCAGGCGGAATCCCTGCCGCGACCTGCGGCCACCGTCTGATGTTCTGTCCTCACACACCGATGATCACCGGTCGCGGCACCCGTCTCCGCGCCGGCCCCCGCCAGCGTGACCGAGCACCTCAGTTGGGCACCTCGAGTGCTTCACTTGCCCAGGGTCCGGGGTGAACAGGATCATGGCGAGATGACAGACCGTCTCCCTCCCGCACCGCACGTGGTGCGACTCACGGAGTATACGAAGGCCGACCAGATCGAAATCATCGGCGACAGCCCCGATCCCTTCGGCGTCGCAGACGCCGGATTGACTTGGTTGCCCAAGGAAGATCATTTCGGCATCAGGCAGAAGGGCCGCCTCGTCGCACACGCCGGGCTGCTTCGGCTACCCATATTGATCGGAGAGGTCGGCACACAGGTGGTGGGCGTCGGCGGGGTGGCTGTTGCGCCTGACTTGCGAGGCCGTGGACTGGCACGGTTGGTCGTATCGGCGGCAGTGGACCACGCCCGAACGATGGGGCCACAGCACGGGCTTCTCTTCTGCCGACCTCCCCTCGTTCCGCTCTACCAGCGACTCGGTTGGCAAACGCTTGAGCAGGACGTCCATGTCGAACAACCCGGGGGACCCGTGATCATGCCGCTGCGGACCATGTGGACGCCACTGTGCCACGGTGCGAATTGGCCCGCTGGAGAGGTCCGCCTGCTCTCGCTCCCTATGTGATCGATGGCGCCGGTGCGTGTTGTCCCGGTCCGACAGCCCTCACCGGCCAATCGGCGCGCCCGATCACGGCCGGGTATCGATCGCGCAGATCCCTGTGTCGATCGGGTCGGTCCGATGCGCGTCGATCGGTTCAGTCCGATGTGCTTGTCGTCTCAGCTGGACTGGTCTGTGGGGGTGCTGGTGGGGCTGTGCGTGCCGTAGAAGCGGCCCTGGTCACACAGGGCATCGATCTCGGCGTTCTCGTCCTCGCTCAGTTGCGCATCCAACGCGACACTGATGACGCGTCGGGCGCGGGACAATCGCCGAGCGACATCCCAGTCGGCGACGAATTTGCCGACGGTGTAGTCGTCGGCGGTTCCGAACGCCTGGCGGGATCCGAGTTGATCGAGGGAAACCACGAACTCGTTGAGGTCCTGCAGGACTGCCACGACCTCGTTGAGGGGGATGCGGATCTCGCGGGAGGACATGTCCATCAGCTGATGCAACTCCAGCGCTGGGTATTCCGGCTGAGATCGAGGTCTTGGGCCCAGATCGAGGTCTTGCTGGTCGGGACTGGTCCGGGAACGGGTGCGGCCACCGGTGGTCATCGGTGTGCGAAGACAGAAGATCAGACAGTGGTCGCAGGTCGCAGCGTAGATCCCGGCCGCCGGGAGGAGACGTTCGAGGTCCTGATGGACCGCATCGCGGGACGGTTCGGCCGGGTGGAACCGCGACCCCATGCGGCCCGCAGCATCTGTTGCCGAGGGCCAAGTGGGATGCCGACGCGGTACGCGACGACGCTCGCGGCTTCGTCGTCGAGCGCCTGCACCACGAGGATGCGGTCCCTTGACCGCCGTGGCGAACTCGGTGTCGAACCGCTCCTTGCCGCGCGCGGCCGAGTTCGACGGTCCGCGTGCGCGACGATTTCAGCTTCGGGCCCGGGGGCGGCGTTCACCCGGGGGCACCGGCGCTCGCTGCGCTGGTCAGGATCGCACTCGCGACAACATCGAAGAGATGATCGGCGCGTGGGGCGAGCGAGGGTTGATCGCTGAGCCACGCGAGCGCCGCTACCAGCGCGAACAGATCGGTGCCATCAATGTCGGTCCGCGCTATGCCCGCGGACTGGGCTCGGGCGAGGAGCCGCGCACCGGCCGCGCGCAGGGTGACGCACGAAGCGTGGAGTGCGGACTCGGTGTCCTCGATGGCGGCTGCCATCAGCACTGTCACGCCCCGATACTCGGTTGTCCACGCGACGCAGTCGCGTAGCCAGGAAACGAGAGCGTCTTCGGGCGCGCTAGACGTCTCCAGCTCGCCTGCCCGCGCCGTCATCTCGTCGAAGCTCGTGCGGAGCAGAGCCTCGAGCAGGGCCTCGCGCGTCGGGAAGTGACGCAGCAGCGTCGCGAGCCCGACGTCGGCCCTGCGCGCGATGTCGCGCAGCGATACATCGACGCCTTGCTCGGTGATGGCAGTGCCCGCAGCTGCGAGCACATGGTCGCGGTTCTTCCTGGCGTCGGCCCGCATCTGCCCCTCTTGACTATCTGGATCGGTGGTCCATATATTCGGATCAGTGATCCGGATAGGTGGATCACTGATCCGGTAAGCATATCCCCCGACAGGGGCAGGGAGAAAACGATGCCGAGACACACGATGAGGGCGATCCGGGTGCATGAGCACGGTGGCCCTGAAGTTCTGCGTTACGACGAAGTGCCGACTCCCGAGCCGGGGCCGGGTGAGGTGCTCGTTCGCGTTCACGCGGTGGGTGTCAATCCTCCGGACTGGTACCTGCGCGGCGGGCTGACCACGATGCCCGGGGAGACGGAATCGACGGTCACCCTGCCGGTGATGCCGGGGACGGACATGTCGGGCGTCGTCGAGGCCGTAGCCGCGAATGTGGACGGCCTCGACGTAGGTGATGAAGTCTTCGGTCTTCTGCGTTTTCCCAGCTTCAACGGCAGCGCATATGCCGAGTACGTGGCCGCGCCCGCGTCGGACCTCGCACGCAAGCCGGTCGGCATCGATCACGTGCACGCCGCCGGGGCGCCCATGGCCGGGCTGACGGCGTGGCAGTTCCTGGTCGAGGTCGGACACGATCACCCCTCGCCCTTCCAGGTGGCGCGGCATCGCCCGATGGCACTCGACTCCGACACGACGGTGCTCATCAACGGCGCCGCGGGCGGCGTGGGGCACTTCGCAGTACAGCTGGCGAAATGGAAGGGTGCACGTGTCATCGCGGTGGCATCGGGTGCGCATGAATCGTTCCTGCGCGAACTCGGCGCCGACCAGTTCATCGACTACACCAAGAGTCGTCCCGAGGAACTCGTGCATGACGTCGACCTCGTTCTCGACGCCGTCGGTGGCCGCGACAGCAGTCGCTTCCTGCGCACACTCAAGCGCGGCGGCGTCCAGTTCCCCGTCCTTCCCGGGGACTTCGACGACGAAGAGACCGCGAAGCTGGGCGTCACGGTCTCGAGCGCCCAGGTCCGCTCGAACGGCGCGCAACTCGCCGAACTGGGGCGCCTGCTTGACACGGGCACGGTTCGCGTCGCGATAGACAGCACGTTTGCGCTCGCGGATGCCCGAGCCGCGCACGAACGCGCCGCCCAGGGGCATATCCGAGGCAAGATCGTGCTCACGGTCGCTTAGGAACGAGCCGTTTCATAGGCACGTCCGGCACTCGGCCTCGGGGCACTGGTGGCCATCGCCACGCCGATGCGGAAACTTCGGAGCGCGTCTACCGAGCAGGGAGCCGCGATGCTCGCAGCAGCGAACCGAGTGGACCCGTTCGGTGGCTCTGGTCCACTTCTTGTGTCGCGTATACACGGTTCCTGCCTGCGGTTTCCCGGTGATTTACCGACGGCGGGCAAGCGCATCGTGCTGTCGTTACGAGTCCGCAGGTTCACCTGCACGGAGAGTTCCCGCCCTCGGCGGACCTTCGCAGAGCAGGTGCCCGGGCTCACTCGCCGGTACGGAGGGCGGACCGAAAGGCTGCGCTTCAGGCTGGCGTCCGTCGGTCTCGGCGGCCGGGCCGGCGCCCAGATGACTGACGCCTTCGGGGCGCCGGTCAGCCGGAACGCTCTGTTGCGGCTGATCGCCTCGATACCCGACCCTCCTGCTACCACGCCCCGCGTGGTTGGCGTGGATGAGCACACCCAGCGCAGAGGTCGGATCTACGGAACCGTGGTCGTCGACGTCGAGACACGTCACCCGGTGGACCTGCTGCCGGACTGCGAGGCCGACACCTGTCAGCCTGGCTGGCGAAGCGGCCCGAGATCGAGATCATCTACCACGACCGCGCCACCTGCTACGCCGA is a window of Streptomyces sp. NBC_00271 DNA encoding:
- a CDS encoding TetR/AcrR family transcriptional regulator encodes the protein MRADARKNRDHVLAAAGTAITEQGVDVSLRDIARRADVGLATLLRHFPTREALLEALLRTSFDEMTARAGELETSSAPEDALVSWLRDCVAWTTEYRGVTVLMAAAIEDTESALHASCVTLRAAGARLLARAQSAGIARTDIDGTDLFALVAALAWLSDQPSLAPRADHLFDVVASAILTSAASAGAPG
- a CDS encoding DUF6417 family protein, yielding MGSWESALSVRWAARLPPYGHGTLTYGCARHGIKRWWLYLTQEQAASVAYGLWLHRMAGSAAEANRSAREYGVVHSPARDLGEGIPATRGGAGSGERV
- a CDS encoding GNAT family N-acetyltransferase encodes the protein MTDRLPPAPHVVRLTEYTKADQIEIIGDSPDPFGVADAGLTWLPKEDHFGIRQKGRLVAHAGLLRLPILIGEVGTQVVGVGGVAVAPDLRGRGLARLVVSAAVDHARTMGPQHGLLFCRPPLVPLYQRLGWQTLEQDVHVEQPGGPVIMPLRTMWTPLCHGANWPAGEVRLLSLPM
- a CDS encoding alpha/beta fold hydrolase, encoding MTDPAITARVCDNPVRDLPLNDLAGFTHRWVDAGGVRLHAVEGGQPNGPAVVLLAGFPQTWWAWRKVMPDLADRFHVIAIDLPGQGHSERPHSSYDTHTVAAYVHAAVKALGVSTYWLAAHDIGAWVAFSLALKYQSQLHGVALLDAGIPGITLPDTIPTDPEVAWKTWHFAFHLVPDLPETLLTGREREYVGWFLKAKTLSPDTFDDAEIEQYAAAIAADGGLRASLAYYRDAAESARKNHESLEQQHLTVPVLGLSSSHGSIPDMAASLRPWADNGTGVVVPDAGHFIPDEQPDAVAAALADFIAQAD
- a CDS encoding NADP-dependent oxidoreductase, with protein sequence MPRHTMRAIRVHEHGGPEVLRYDEVPTPEPGPGEVLVRVHAVGVNPPDWYLRGGLTTMPGETESTVTLPVMPGTDMSGVVEAVAANVDGLDVGDEVFGLLRFPSFNGSAYAEYVAAPASDLARKPVGIDHVHAAGAPMAGLTAWQFLVEVGHDHPSPFQVARHRPMALDSDTTVLINGAAGGVGHFAVQLAKWKGARVIAVASGAHESFLRELGADQFIDYTKSRPEELVHDVDLVLDAVGGRDSSRFLRTLKRGGVQFPVLPGDFDDEETAKLGVTVSSAQVRSNGAQLAELGRLLDTGTVRVAIDSTFALADARAAHERAAQGHIRGKIVLTVA